The Candidatus Cetobacterium colombiensis nucleotide sequence ACAGTATTTGCTACTCCTATTTGGAAATCATATGAATCATCAAATAGTACAGGTACATCTAATCTTCCCATTCTTATATAAACTGGTCCGTTGTATTCTGCAGCTGCAAATATCATTTTCTTAGTTTCTGTTGCATCTGCTGGAGATAAAACTACCATTCCAGGAATACTTCTCATTAAAGATATATCTTCAATTGACTGGTGTGATCCTCCATCTTCTCCTACAGATATTCCTGCGTGAGTTGGAGCAATTTTTACATTTAACTTTGGATAAGCCACTGTATTTCTTATTTGCTCAAATGCTCTTCCTGCAGCAAACATCGCAAAAGTTGAAGCAAATGGAATCTTTCCACATGTAGCAAGTCCCGCTGCTGTTCCAACTAAATCCGCTTCTGCTATTCCAACGTTTACATGTCTTTCAGGAAACTCTTCTTGGAATAAGTTTGTCTTTGTTGATTTTGTTAAGTCTGCATCTAAAACAACTATATTTTTATTTTGTCTTCCAAGCTCTACTAATGCTTCTCCGTAAGCTTGTCTTGTAGATTTTTTCATTATTTTATCCTCCGAATTTATTATATCTCTGATACTCTTTCTAGCTCTACTATTGCTCTTTCTGTTTCATCACAAGTTGGTGCCACTCCATGGAATCCACAAACATTTTCCATAAATGATACTCCCTTTCCTTTTACAGTTTTAGCAATAATTACTGTAGGTTGCCCTTTTGTTTCTTTCGCTTTATCTAAAGCATCAAATATCTCTTGGAAGTTATGTCCATCGATTACAATTACATTCCATCCAAAAGCTTCCCATTTTTTATCTAGAGGCTCTACTCCCATAATCTTATCTACAT carries:
- a CDS encoding transketolase family protein, whose protein sequence is MMKKSTRQAYGEALVELGRQNKNIVVLDADLTKSTKTNLFQEEFPERHVNVGIAEADLVGTAAGLATCGKIPFASTFAMFAAGRAFEQIRNTVAYPKLNVKIAPTHAGISVGEDGGSHQSIEDISLMRSIPGMVVLSPADATETKKMIFAAAEYNGPVYIRMGRLDVPVLFDDSYDFQIGVANTV